In a single window of the Gossypium hirsutum isolate 1008001.06 chromosome A13, Gossypium_hirsutum_v2.1, whole genome shotgun sequence genome:
- the LOC107957665 gene encoding rab3 GTPase-activating protein catalytic subunit isoform X3 produces the protein MASTSKANLTEDDEEEEEIEHFDDFTLASSWERFISEIEATCRQWSADGPKNLLEKGAVHLDYSNKIYRIKSELKDATKIYSMEYYFGIDNDGNISDWNCTLHDLQLCFGVKEFLVISPQSASGVVLDAPESSKLLSAVAIALSNCSCLWPAFVPVHDPSRKAFIGIQNMGTIFTRRFEADRIGSQVPVKFMHLEGLYELFVSKFAYWTSDHLTHLFKVYLMMKLTYRTLPNDDENDGIQDADAENAESEKMPDGGNLNRKHWDDDCPWSEWYSAEDPVKAAGTGLMDTMHVGFDLVTTWSEKVIESSLEMAEMENASPHEAEKWILTPNLSPNLSKGDRIGFASQLQLLVSALDMSFEAQFMEDFVSVENLGSDNLKSSMVIPPPTVLDRVLKDLLLEGRQFPDFAKGEHKSSRAIKGAPLESLFAQFCLHSLWFGNCSIRAIAVLWVEFVREIRWYWEESQPLPKMPAHGSIDLATCLINQKLQMLAICIEKKRELNEEFQDCLGSNDDVFVHMEEDIQVGEESTSFLTQSQDFDGKRDSPLILEGFNESKTSISKFSTNSQDAYSADKSTSDSKRTGSAGPVGSMKLLNSCQSLHAPFTQNAPLMTEDMHEERLRAVEAFGDSFNFSAQLERETLSSDMSAFKAANPDAVFEDFIRWHSPGDWENDGSKANDKWPPRGKLSQRMSGPGNSWRKIWNDAPSLPAYEQKPLLDPNREGEKILHYLETVRPHQLLEQMVCTAFRASADTLHQTNFGSLKQITTKMDQLFHTMASTLRPLQANLLSGNSEKIEDLKRLCVALEHVEKLLTLAASLRHKFIQAPRVYEAIFSDYYDFYLPNMGKGSADVDIQKEFDLKLQLRVNERQVVSNMFTPPTANQSWRKVLSMGNLLNGHEPILRQIVFSKRDSGSDCHYAVSTRGGPHMDDQQEIETYRMYVCGTSNDLRVALCVTSYD, from the exons ATGGCATCTACAAGCAAAGCCAATTTAACTGAAGAcgatgaagaagaagaggaa ATTGAACACTTTGATGATTTCACTCTGGCTTCTTCATGGGAAAG GTTCATATCTGAAATAGAGGCTACTTGTCGACAGTGGTCAGCTGATGGTCCAAAGAATTTGCTG GAAAAGGGAGCTGTTCATTTggattattctaataaaatatatAGGATTAAATCCGAGTTGAAAGATGCTACAAAAATCTATTCCATGGAGTACTACTTTGGGATCGACAATGATG GCAACATTTCTGACTGGAATTGCACTTTGCATGATTTGCAGCTTTGTTTTGGAGTAAAAGAATTCTTG GTGATTTCACCTcagagtgccagcggtgtggtactTGATGCTCCAGAGTCCAGCAAGCTTTTAAGTGCAGTTGCAATTGCTTTGTCAAATTGTTCATG TTTGTGGCCAGCATTTGTGCCAGTCCATGATCCTTCAAGAAAAGCGTTTATTGGAATCCAGAACATGGGAACAATTTTTACTAGAAGGTTTGAGGCAGATCGTATTGGTAGCCAAGTTCCTGTAAAGTTCATGCATTTGGAAGGATTGTATGAATTGTTTGTTTCTAAGTTT gCTTACTGGACATCGGACCATTTGACACATCTCTTCAAAGTATATCTTATGATGAAACTTACGTATCGAACCCTTCCCaatgatgatgaaaatgatggtaTCCAAGACGCTGATGCTGAAAATGCAGAATCTGAAAAGATGCCTGACGGTGGCAATCTCAATAGGAAGCATTGGGATGATGATTGCCCTTGGAGTGAATGGTATTCTGCAGAAGATCCAGTAAAGG CCGCAGGCACTGGCTTGATGGATACTATGCATGTAGGGTTTGATTTGGTGACCACTTGGTCGGAAAAGGTGATTGAAAGCTCCTTGGAAATGGCTGAAATGGAAAATGCTTCACCCCATgaagccgagaagtggattctaACTCCAAATTTGTCTCCAAATCT TTCAAAAGGAGACCGAATTGGATTTGCTTCCCAGTTGCAGCTTTTGGTTAGTGCACTGGATATGTCATTTGAAGCTCAATTTATGGAGGATTTCGTTTCAG TTGAAAATCTTGGTTCAGACAATTTAAAGTCCTCTATGGTTATACCGCCACCTACCGTCCTTGACCGTGTGCTTAAAGATCTTTTGCTTGAGG GTCGTCAATTTCCTGATTTTGCTAAAGGCGAACATAAGAGTTCTCGAGCAATTAAAGGCGCACCTCTTGAATCTCTTTTTGCACAGTTCTGTTTACACTCATTATGGTTTGGCAATTGTAGCATACGTG CCATTGCTGTGTTGTGGGTAGAGTTTGTTCGAGAAATTCGTTGGTATTGGGAAGAGTCACAGCCATTGCCTAAAATGCCAGCCCATGGTTCAATTGACCTAGCAACTTGTTTAATCAACCAGAAACTAcaaatg CTTGCAATATGCATTGAGAAGAAGCGTGAACTCAATGAAGAATTTCAAGACTGTCTTGGAAGTAATGATGACGTGTTTGTACATATGGAG GAAGATATTCAAGTTGGAGAGGAGTCTACTAGTTTTCTTACTCAGAGTCAAGATTTTGATGGGAAACGTGACAG TCCCTTGATTCTAGAAGGTTTTAATGAATCTAAAACATCTATATCAAAGTTCAGTACAAATTCTCAAGATGCCTATTCTGCTGATAAAAGCACTTCAGATTCTAAAAGGACAGGGTCAGCTGGTCCTGTAGGGTCTATGAAGCTTCTGAATTCGTGTCAGAGCTTGCATGCTCCATTTACACAG AATGCACCACTCATGACAGAAGACATGCATGAAGAACGACTCCGTGCTGTCGAGGCCTTTGGTGATTCATTT AACTTTTCTGCACAGTTGGAGAGAGAAACATTATCTTCAG ACATGTCAGCCTTTAAAGCTGCAAACCCAGATGCTGTTTTCGAAGATTTTATCCGGTGGCATTCACCTGGAGATTGGGAGAATGATGGAAGTAAAGCAAATGATAAGTGGCCTCCTCGAGGAAAACTTTCACAGAGGATGTCTGGCCCTGGGAACTCATGGAGAAAGATTTGGAATGATGCTCCTAGTTTGCCCGCTTATGAACAGAAACCCCTGCTGGATCCAAACCGAGAAGGAGAGAAG ATACTTCATTACCTAGAAACTGTGCGACCCCATCAGCTTCTTGAGCAAATGGTTTGTACTGCCTTCAGAGCCTCAGCTGACACACTGCACCAGACGAATTTTGGAAGCTTGAAGCAGATAACAACTAAAATGGACCAACTCTTCCATACTATGGCATCTACACTAAGGCCTTTGCAAG CAAATCTGTTATCTGGAAATAGTGAGAAAATTGAAGACCTAAAACGGCTTTGTGTTGCCCTTGAACATGTTGAGAAGTTGCTAACACTTGCAGCTTCTCTTCGTCATAAATTCATACAAGCACCACGTGTCTATGAAGCTATTTTCAGTGACTACTACGACTTTTACCTTCCGAACATGGGAAAGGGCTCAGCAGATGTTGATATTCAGAAG GAATTTGACCTGAAGCTACAGCTACGGGTGAACGAGAGACAAGTTGTGTCAAATATGTTTACCCCACCCACTGCCAATCAGTCATGGAGAAAAGTTTTAAGCATGGGCAATCTTCTTAACGGCCACGAACCAATCCTCAGGCAGATTGTCTTTTCCAAGCGTGACAGCGGCAGTGACTGTCACTATGCAGTTAGCACGCGCGGCGGACCTCACATGGATGATCAACAAGAAATAGAAACATATCGGATGTATGTATGTGGAACCTCAAACGATCTACGGGTAGCACTTTGTGTCACCTCATACGATTAA
- the LOC107957665 gene encoding rab3 GTPase-activating protein catalytic subunit isoform X1, with protein MASTSKANLTEDDEEEEEIEHFDDFTLASSWERFISEIEATCRQWSADGPKNLLEKGAVHLDYSNKIYRIKSELKDATKIYSMEYYFGIDNDGNISDWNCTLHDLQLCFGVKEFLVISPQSASGVVLDAPESSKLLSAVAIALSNCSCLWPAFVPVHDPSRKAFIGIQNMGTIFTRRFEADRIGSQVPVKFMHLEGLYELFVSKFAYWTSDHLTHLFKVYLMMKLTYRTLPNDDENDGIQDADAENAESEKMPDGGNLNRKHWDDDCPWSEWYSAEDPVKAAGTGLMDTMHVGFDLVTTWSEKVIESSLEMAEMENASPHEAEKWILTPNLSPNLDSSKGDRIGFASQLQLLVSALDMSFEAQFMEDFVSVENLGSDNLKSSMVIPPPTVLDRVLKDLLLEGRQFPDFAKGEHKSSRAIKGAPLESLFAQFCLHSLWFGNCSIRAIAVLWVEFVREIRWYWEESQPLPKMPAHGSIDLATCLINQKLQMLAICIEKKRELNEEFQDCLGSNDDVFVHMEEDIQVGEESTSFLTQSQDFDGKRDSPLILEGFNESKTSISKFSTNSQDAYSADKSTSDSKRTGSAGPVGSMKLLNSCQSLHAPFTQNAPLMTEDMHEERLRAVEAFGDSFNFSAQLERETLSSDMSAFKAANPDAVFEDFIRWHSPGDWENDGSKANDKWPPRGKLSQRMSGPGNSWRKIWNDAPSLPAYEQKPLLDPNREGEKILHYLETVRPHQLLEQMVCTAFRASADTLHQTNFGSLKQITTKMDQLFHTMASTLRPLQANLLSGNSEKIEDLKRLCVALEHVEKLLTLAASLRHKFIQAPRVYEAIFSDYYDFYLPNMGKGSADVDIQKEFDLKLQLRVNERQVVSNMFTPPTANQSWRKVLSMGNLLNGHEPILRQIVFSKRDSGSDCHYAVSTRGGPHMDDQQEIETYRMYVCGTSNDLRVALCVTSYD; from the exons ATGGCATCTACAAGCAAAGCCAATTTAACTGAAGAcgatgaagaagaagaggaa ATTGAACACTTTGATGATTTCACTCTGGCTTCTTCATGGGAAAG GTTCATATCTGAAATAGAGGCTACTTGTCGACAGTGGTCAGCTGATGGTCCAAAGAATTTGCTG GAAAAGGGAGCTGTTCATTTggattattctaataaaatatatAGGATTAAATCCGAGTTGAAAGATGCTACAAAAATCTATTCCATGGAGTACTACTTTGGGATCGACAATGATG GCAACATTTCTGACTGGAATTGCACTTTGCATGATTTGCAGCTTTGTTTTGGAGTAAAAGAATTCTTG GTGATTTCACCTcagagtgccagcggtgtggtactTGATGCTCCAGAGTCCAGCAAGCTTTTAAGTGCAGTTGCAATTGCTTTGTCAAATTGTTCATG TTTGTGGCCAGCATTTGTGCCAGTCCATGATCCTTCAAGAAAAGCGTTTATTGGAATCCAGAACATGGGAACAATTTTTACTAGAAGGTTTGAGGCAGATCGTATTGGTAGCCAAGTTCCTGTAAAGTTCATGCATTTGGAAGGATTGTATGAATTGTTTGTTTCTAAGTTT gCTTACTGGACATCGGACCATTTGACACATCTCTTCAAAGTATATCTTATGATGAAACTTACGTATCGAACCCTTCCCaatgatgatgaaaatgatggtaTCCAAGACGCTGATGCTGAAAATGCAGAATCTGAAAAGATGCCTGACGGTGGCAATCTCAATAGGAAGCATTGGGATGATGATTGCCCTTGGAGTGAATGGTATTCTGCAGAAGATCCAGTAAAGG CCGCAGGCACTGGCTTGATGGATACTATGCATGTAGGGTTTGATTTGGTGACCACTTGGTCGGAAAAGGTGATTGAAAGCTCCTTGGAAATGGCTGAAATGGAAAATGCTTCACCCCATgaagccgagaagtggattctaACTCCAAATTTGTCTCCAAATCT TGATAGTTCAAAAGGAGACCGAATTGGATTTGCTTCCCAGTTGCAGCTTTTGGTTAGTGCACTGGATATGTCATTTGAAGCTCAATTTATGGAGGATTTCGTTTCAG TTGAAAATCTTGGTTCAGACAATTTAAAGTCCTCTATGGTTATACCGCCACCTACCGTCCTTGACCGTGTGCTTAAAGATCTTTTGCTTGAGG GTCGTCAATTTCCTGATTTTGCTAAAGGCGAACATAAGAGTTCTCGAGCAATTAAAGGCGCACCTCTTGAATCTCTTTTTGCACAGTTCTGTTTACACTCATTATGGTTTGGCAATTGTAGCATACGTG CCATTGCTGTGTTGTGGGTAGAGTTTGTTCGAGAAATTCGTTGGTATTGGGAAGAGTCACAGCCATTGCCTAAAATGCCAGCCCATGGTTCAATTGACCTAGCAACTTGTTTAATCAACCAGAAACTAcaaatg CTTGCAATATGCATTGAGAAGAAGCGTGAACTCAATGAAGAATTTCAAGACTGTCTTGGAAGTAATGATGACGTGTTTGTACATATGGAG GAAGATATTCAAGTTGGAGAGGAGTCTACTAGTTTTCTTACTCAGAGTCAAGATTTTGATGGGAAACGTGACAG TCCCTTGATTCTAGAAGGTTTTAATGAATCTAAAACATCTATATCAAAGTTCAGTACAAATTCTCAAGATGCCTATTCTGCTGATAAAAGCACTTCAGATTCTAAAAGGACAGGGTCAGCTGGTCCTGTAGGGTCTATGAAGCTTCTGAATTCGTGTCAGAGCTTGCATGCTCCATTTACACAG AATGCACCACTCATGACAGAAGACATGCATGAAGAACGACTCCGTGCTGTCGAGGCCTTTGGTGATTCATTT AACTTTTCTGCACAGTTGGAGAGAGAAACATTATCTTCAG ACATGTCAGCCTTTAAAGCTGCAAACCCAGATGCTGTTTTCGAAGATTTTATCCGGTGGCATTCACCTGGAGATTGGGAGAATGATGGAAGTAAAGCAAATGATAAGTGGCCTCCTCGAGGAAAACTTTCACAGAGGATGTCTGGCCCTGGGAACTCATGGAGAAAGATTTGGAATGATGCTCCTAGTTTGCCCGCTTATGAACAGAAACCCCTGCTGGATCCAAACCGAGAAGGAGAGAAG ATACTTCATTACCTAGAAACTGTGCGACCCCATCAGCTTCTTGAGCAAATGGTTTGTACTGCCTTCAGAGCCTCAGCTGACACACTGCACCAGACGAATTTTGGAAGCTTGAAGCAGATAACAACTAAAATGGACCAACTCTTCCATACTATGGCATCTACACTAAGGCCTTTGCAAG CAAATCTGTTATCTGGAAATAGTGAGAAAATTGAAGACCTAAAACGGCTTTGTGTTGCCCTTGAACATGTTGAGAAGTTGCTAACACTTGCAGCTTCTCTTCGTCATAAATTCATACAAGCACCACGTGTCTATGAAGCTATTTTCAGTGACTACTACGACTTTTACCTTCCGAACATGGGAAAGGGCTCAGCAGATGTTGATATTCAGAAG GAATTTGACCTGAAGCTACAGCTACGGGTGAACGAGAGACAAGTTGTGTCAAATATGTTTACCCCACCCACTGCCAATCAGTCATGGAGAAAAGTTTTAAGCATGGGCAATCTTCTTAACGGCCACGAACCAATCCTCAGGCAGATTGTCTTTTCCAAGCGTGACAGCGGCAGTGACTGTCACTATGCAGTTAGCACGCGCGGCGGACCTCACATGGATGATCAACAAGAAATAGAAACATATCGGATGTATGTATGTGGAACCTCAAACGATCTACGGGTAGCACTTTGTGTCACCTCATACGATTAA